AACCGGGAAGCGGGGTTTTATTGCTCCAGCCCTGTTTATCTTGCCCACCAGCTGAACCCTGTAAATGCCGGCCCTCCCGTCGTCAATGAACTCAAACTCGCCGATGTAACCGTTCTTCTGCATAACCCTGAGGACTTCGCCGATTAGCTTTGAGGCGGGCTTTATGTAGACCTCCTTCTTTCCAACCCTCTCACTGTTGGTCATGTGGGAAAGGGCGTTTGCAAGCGGGTCAAGCAAAGTCATCGCATCTCACCTCACTCATACTTCTTAAAGCCGAGCTTTGGAGCGACCTCGCGGAAGCAGTGCCTGCAGAGCATGAGGCCCTGCACCCTGACTATCGGACCGTACTGGCCGCAGCGCACGCACCTTCTCGCTCCCTTCCCAAACTTCCTCGGCTTCCTCTTGTTGTAATCAGCCTTCGCCATCTCACAATCCCTCCACCTTGACCTTCAACTCTTCCATAGCGAAGAGGATTCCCTCCTCTTTGGTCAACTTGTGCTTGGTCGGTATCTTCCTCCTCTGCCTCTTTCTCCTCGCTACCCTAAAGCCCGGCCTCTCGAGGGTGACGCATACGTCCATACCGAAGATACCTATCTCCGGATCGTACTCAACGCCGGGGATGTTGATGTGCTCGTGAATCCCAAAGCAGAAGTTGCCGTGCTCGTCAAAGTTGCTCACGTTGAGCTTCCTGTCGACGGCATCAAGGAGCCTGTTGAGCATCCGCCTGGCTTTCTCGCCGCGGAGGGTGACTTTCACGGCTATTGGCTCACCACGCCTGATTCCAAAGTCCCTGTTTGTCTGCTTGGCCTTTCTCCTTATCGGCTTCTGGCCAACCAGGCGCTCGAGCATTGTCTCGGCCTTGGTAAGTCTCTCACCGCTCTCGCCAACACCGATGTTTATGGTGACCTTGGCTATCCTGGGCTTCCTCATGGGGTGAGCTTCCCAGTCAGCGAGTATGGCTTCCCTGTTTATCTCCATCTCTTCTCACCTCACGGAAGGGAGATAATGGGCCTGTCCTTACCAAGGACAAAGGCGTATTCCTTCAGGGTGTCGAACTTCTCCCCGTTCTCGTCCTCGATTGTAACCACATCAGGCCAGCCCATCGGGAACTGCCTGATCTCAACGACCTTGCCTCTCCTTGCCACGTTCTTACCCTGAGTAACGAAGACGTAGGCACCGACCTCGAAGGGTATAACTTCGACGATCTCCCTCTCCGGGACCTTCATGAGGACGGTGTAGGATGTCCTGAAGGAGTCCTTCTCAGCAAAGCCAACGAGGTGGTTGCTTCCGTCGTGGAGGTTGAGCTGGACCTTGGAGCCTTTGACCATGCGCTTGTTGGTTATCCTGAAGGGCTTGAGCTTTGCCTCTTCCTCGCTTATCGGGTGGAGTATGAGCTTTCCAATCCTGTTTGGAAGAACCCTGTAGTGTTCGCCGGTTTCAGGAATGGAAACTACGTCCATTATTCCGACCGGGAACTTGTAGTCCTTCCTAACGCGTCCATCGACGAGAACCTTGCCCTCGTTGAGTATCTTCTTAGCCTCACGTGCGGTCTTCGCGTAGCCGAGGTAGTCCCTGACGATGTAGAGCAGCGGTATCGAAGTGCCCATGCTGTGCGGGCCCGGCATCGGTCTAACGGCCCATTTGTACTCCTTCCTGTGGAGATACCATGAGGTTGGAGCGGCAAGCCTCTTAAGGTGCCTCTTCGGACCCTTTCTCGCCATCAGGCAGCCCTCCTCTCAATTATTTTCTTCCTCTCCTCGTCCTCGAGGTTGAGTTCGATTATCATCACGTTGGATGGGTGGAGCGGATAGAAGACCTCGGTACCGTTTACCTTGGTCTGAGTAACGCCCTCAACGTGAATTCTGTAGCTCTTGAGATCAACCTCGAGAACTTTCCCTTCCTTCCCCTTGAAGTCACCGCGCATTACCCTAACCTTGTCCCCTTCCCTGATTGGGAGATTTCTCACACCGTACTTCTCCCTGAGCTCCCTGCTAAGGGGAGCGCTCATTATCTTCTGCCTAAGGTGAAGGGGAGCGTTGTAAAGGAACTTCCTCTGCTTTTTGGGCTGTTTAGAGTCGAGCCTCATTTCTCTCACCTCACAGCACTATGCTCGCTATGCCACCGAGCCTGATCCACCTCTCGGCGGCCTCCCTAGCTATCGCACCCCTGATCTCGGTTCCCCTCGGAACGCCCTCAGGCGTGACTAAAGCTGCCGCGTTGTCCTCGAACTTGACGCGCATGCCGTCAAGCCTTCTGTATTCCTTCTTCTGCCTTACGACGACAGCTCTAACCACCTGGTGCCTCATGTCCGGTCTTCCCTTCTTGACTGTTGCTATAACCATGTCACCAACGCCGGCTGAGGCAAGCCTTCTCCTGGTGCCCTTGTAGCCGATGACACCGATGATCTGGATGACCTTGGCGCCGCTGTTGTCAGCTACATTGAGGTAAGCACCAACCGGGAGGGCCCGGGTGGGCCTGACTGGACTTATACCCCTCGTTGCACCGGCACCCTTCTTGGCCATACGTCACACCCCCCCAGCCCTTTCAGCCCTCTGAACGACTGCAACGACGACAAAGCTCTTGGTCTTGCTTATAGGCCTGGTCTCAGCTATGAGGACACGGTCGCCCATCTTGGCGTTTATGCACTCCGGGTTGTGGGCGTGAACCTTGCTCCTCCTGAGCTCGTACCTCTCGTACTTCTTGAGGTACCTGTAGTGCTGTCTCTCAACCACAACCGTCTTCTTGCCCTTGTCGCTGACCACTATCCCCTCGAAGTATCTACCGTGTATTTTGAGGTGCCCGTGCCACGGGCAGTTTGGATCGTCGCACTTTTCAGCGGGAGGCTGAACGTTCAATCCTATCTCTCTCATTTTCGCCACCTCTTTTTCAACCTCATCTCAGGTCTCCCAACCAGGTTAATACCATTCACCCGAATCTTGCCGGCGGCCGTTTCAAACTCGAACTCGGCAACGTCCTTCGGAACGGTCCAGACCCTATCACCCAGGATGGTGAGAGTGTTACGCGTC
This is a stretch of genomic DNA from Thermococcus zilligii AN1. It encodes these proteins:
- a CDS encoding 30S ribosomal protein S8, which translates into the protein MTLLDPLANALSHMTNSERVGKKEVYIKPASKLIGEVLRVMQKNGYIGEFEFIDDGRAGIYRVQLVGKINRAGAIKPRFPVKAMEYEKWEKRFLPAFEFGILIVSTSQGVMTHREAIEKGIGGRLIAYVY
- a CDS encoding 30S ribosomal protein S14, translating into MAKADYNKRKPRKFGKGARRCVRCGQYGPIVRVQGLMLCRHCFREVAPKLGFKKYE
- a CDS encoding 50S ribosomal protein L5, whose product is MEINREAILADWEAHPMRKPRIAKVTINIGVGESGERLTKAETMLERLVGQKPIRRKAKQTNRDFGIRRGEPIAVKVTLRGEKARRMLNRLLDAVDRKLNVSNFDEHGNFCFGIHEHINIPGVEYDPEIGIFGMDVCVTLERPGFRVARRKRQRRKIPTKHKLTKEEGILFAMEELKVKVEGL
- a CDS encoding 30S ribosomal protein S4e codes for the protein MARKGPKRHLKRLAAPTSWYLHRKEYKWAVRPMPGPHSMGTSIPLLYIVRDYLGYAKTAREAKKILNEGKVLVDGRVRKDYKFPVGIMDVVSIPETGEHYRVLPNRIGKLILHPISEEEAKLKPFRITNKRMVKGSKVQLNLHDGSNHLVGFAEKDSFRTSYTVLMKVPEREIVEVIPFEVGAYVFVTQGKNVARRGKVVEIRQFPMGWPDVVTIEDENGEKFDTLKEYAFVLGKDRPIISLP
- the rplX gene encoding 50S ribosomal protein L24, yielding MRLDSKQPKKQRKFLYNAPLHLRQKIMSAPLSRELREKYGVRNLPIREGDKVRVMRGDFKGKEGKVLEVDLKSYRIHVEGVTQTKVNGTEVFYPLHPSNVMIIELNLEDEERKKIIERRAA
- a CDS encoding 50S ribosomal protein L14, with the translated sequence MAKKGAGATRGISPVRPTRALPVGAYLNVADNSGAKVIQIIGVIGYKGTRRRLASAGVGDMVIATVKKGRPDMRHQVVRAVVVRQKKEYRRLDGMRVKFEDNAAALVTPEGVPRGTEIRGAIAREAAERWIRLGGIASIVL
- a CDS encoding 30S ribosomal protein S17, which encodes MREIGLNVQPPAEKCDDPNCPWHGHLKIHGRYFEGIVVSDKGKKTVVVERQHYRYLKKYERYELRRSKVHAHNPECINAKMGDRVLIAETRPISKTKSFVVVAVVQRAERAGGV